A region from the uncultured Bacteroides sp. genome encodes:
- a CDS encoding DUF4373 domain-containing protein — protein sequence MNNYFSHDNNARNDDKIIAVRMKYGAEGYGIYFMILERLMESTDYMSIKDYNIIAFDLRVDASKIKSIIEDFGLFVFTEDGKYFYSESFNRRMIPLNNMREQRRLAGKKSAEKRAKNGSNLTTVERPLHENPTKKEKKEIKENKKEIYKEKNPLSISPDILNLSEKSLEECFNEIKANQSWRETLCMNTRIRDRTFMPADFDQYLKQFFRKLANEGETKKSPKDAMSHFARWLSIEIKNKSNEKAAIKNQRDSEQRKNDSITAISTTVMEAAEKRRAELEAEGII from the coding sequence ATGAATAACTATTTCTCCCACGATAATAATGCCCGAAACGACGATAAAATTATCGCTGTTCGGATGAAATATGGCGCAGAGGGATATGGTATCTATTTCATGATATTAGAACGGCTAATGGAAAGCACAGACTACATGAGTATCAAAGATTATAATATTATAGCCTTTGATCTTCGTGTAGATGCTTCCAAAATCAAATCGATAATTGAAGACTTTGGGTTATTTGTCTTTACCGAAGACGGTAAGTACTTCTACTCCGAAAGCTTTAATCGCCGTATGATACCATTGAATAATATGAGAGAACAACGTCGTCTTGCTGGTAAAAAGTCTGCTGAAAAAAGAGCTAAAAATGGGAGTAATTTAACGACCGTTGAACGACCGTTGCATGAAAATCCAACAAAGAAAGAAAAGAAAGAAATAAAAGAGAATAAAAAAGAAATATATAAAGAAAAAAATCCCCTCTCAATTTCTCCTGATATTTTAAACTTATCTGAAAAATCGCTAGAAGAATGTTTCAATGAGATAAAAGCGAATCAGAGCTGGAGAGAAACGCTATGCATGAATACCCGGATACGGGATAGAACTTTCATGCCGGCAGATTTTGACCAGTACTTGAAACAATTCTTCCGAAAACTTGCCAATGAGGGTGAGACTAAAAAATCTCCTAAGGACGCTATGAGCCATTTTGCAAGATGGCTGAGTATTGAAATCAAAAACAAATCGAATGAAAAAGCAGCTATTAAAAATCAGCGAGATAGTGAGCAGCGAAAAAATGATTCAATCACTGCGATCTCTACAACCGTCATGGAAGCCGCCGAAAAACGTAGAGCCGAACTTGAGGCAGAAGGCATTATTTAA
- a CDS encoding DUF6633 family protein codes for MQIELIKCGASHADLALNDTIPSIGLLSSTYGEETPIEWLKIQLGSLNDFAEVSKKITSDQLNELASLIVSEYCYLNAAEICLFIGRFKIGKYGSFYGAIDPLKITSALVVYNAERLLDITTKERERIQLNRDSEIEGRYHRQNISHLEYVKLRERADNGDKEAIDLLGPYYKNKQQK; via the coding sequence ATGCAAATTGAATTAATCAAATGCGGGGCTTCTCACGCAGATTTAGCCCTCAATGATACAATCCCATCGATTGGATTACTATCATCCACCTACGGGGAGGAAACGCCTATTGAATGGCTTAAGATACAACTGGGAAGTTTAAATGATTTTGCAGAGGTTAGTAAAAAAATAACTTCTGATCAACTCAACGAACTTGCTTCTTTGATTGTATCCGAGTATTGCTATCTAAATGCAGCGGAGATTTGCCTTTTCATTGGCCGTTTTAAAATCGGAAAATATGGGAGCTTCTACGGCGCTATCGATCCGCTCAAGATAACAAGCGCATTAGTTGTATATAATGCCGAAAGGCTTCTGGATATTACTACAAAAGAAAGAGAGCGAATTCAGCTCAACAGGGATAGCGAAATCGAAGGAAGGTATCACAGACAAAATATTTCTCATTTGGAATATGTAAAACTAAGAGAGAGAGCGGACAATGGCGATAAGGAAGCCATTGATTTGCTTGGCCCGTATTATAAAAATAAACAACAAAAATAA